CGTTTACAAAGAGAAATAAATAACTGTATTTCTGTATTACAATTATATGACATCAAGACCGAGTCTTGGGACCCAATATTCGTATTTTTATGTTCCACTCGGCTTCCTAAACACACATTGACATTATGGGAACAATCCGTAAAAGATAAAACATCTTTACCCAAATGGGaagattttaattcatttttaaccGAACGCTTTTTGGCCCTAGAAAGTGTCGCCGACTTAATTAATCTCTCTACAAAATCGACCTACCGCCAAACCACTAAGGTACCAAACCCGCCACCGCACAATCGCTTCAAATCTCATCATACTAAAGTGGATCTTCAAAAATGTCATTTATGCCACGAATCACATTCAATTCGATCATGTTCCCAATTTTTAAACATGGACGTTAAAAATCGATcgaaattagtaaaaaaatttaaactttgtttaaattgCCTTTCCCCGGGTCATCTAGTCCCCAACTGCAAAAGTTCTAACACCTGTTCTACATGTCGTCTTAAACACCACAGTCTCTTGCATAGAGAATATGATGATAACCCAAAGCCAACATCATCTGAAGCTCGTATAAATCCAAATCAACAGGCTCATGCTTCACATGTCACTCAAATACAACCCTCTACCATGAATATACAGTCCACAACAGCAAATACCTCAGATTCTGAAAGAGTCCAAACTCATGCAACTTCAGTCGGCAAGAAGGTGGTTCTTGCAACTGCGTGGGTAAACATCAATCACCTTGATGTCTCTTACAAAGCTCGCGTGCTTATAGATCCTTGCTCTGACGATTCATTTATCACAGAAAGTTTACAAAAACGTTTGAAATTACCAACTAAACCAATTTCCGCAGAAATAGTCGGTGTTGGAGGCATGGTGATAACCAAATCAGAGAAGTTAGCTACATTTTCCATATCTTCAATTAATCGACCTCAACTACAAATCAATGCTGAGGCTCTCGTGGTAAAAGAAGTGACAGGGAAAATACCTACATATTCTTTCACTCCACCACAGATGGAAAATTTATCACATTTGGAACTTGCTGATCCACAATTTTTCCAGAGCAATCCCATCGAAATTCTTCTTGGAGGAGATTTGTATCCAACCATAGTACAAGAAGGAATTCAACATGGTGTTTTTGGTTCCTTGATTgctcaaaaaacaattttcggCTGGATATTAACAGGTCCAGCCCCCAATAGTAACACTTTTCGTGAGACAAGATTATCCCATTTTACCCAAGATTCAATAAATGAGCAactggaaaaattttggaaacttgAAGAAATCTCTCAGCAACCTATTTTGTCCGAGGATGACAAAGAGTGTGAGAAGATTTATGCATCTACTACCAAGCGTCTAGAAAATGGTAGATATATGGTCTAACTACCATTCAAACGAATTTGCTCTACTACATTAAGAGTGGGCTCTAGCAGACATATTGCACTTACACAATTTTTACGAAACGAAAAATCTTTGAATCGTAATCCAGAATACAAGAAACTATATGAAGAAGTAATAAACGATTACTTAAGTCAAAACCATATGGAGCCGGTTGATGTTCCGGTAAACAGTGACAACCCAACCCatttctatctatctatctctcTTGTTTTTAATGCCGATATAAGTCAAATGTATAGACAAATCTTAATACATCCAGACCACACCCCATACCAGCGGCTTTTGTTCCGTAAATCCTCTGAAGAATACATTCAAGATTTCCAGCTAAAAACGGTTACTTTCGGATTGAATTGTGCGCCGTTTTTAGCCCTGCGCACGCTACATCAACTTGCAACTGATGAAGAAGAAAATTATCCTTTAGGAGCTAAAGTTCTATTAAACGACATGTATGTGGACGATGTCCTCACAGgagctcacactttgaaagagaCTTTAGAAACCAAAAATCAACTTAGAAATATACTAAACTCCGCGGGATTTCAATTGCGCAAATGGATTGCAAATTCACCTGATATATTATCTGACCTACCTAGAGAACAtttattaaatgaaagtttTGTATGTCTCGACGATAACAGCACAACTAAAACTTTGGGTGTACGGTGGAACGCCTCAGTCGAcagtttcttttttgtttccgaaaaatttcctaaaaaatcgtCTTACACGAAAAGGGAAGTGCTCTCTATAATCGCCAGGCTATTCGACCCCGCGGGTTGGCTGGCTCCTGTCGTTGTaaaggcaaaaatttttatgcaacAGTTGTGGCTTGATGATCTTGCTTGGGATGATTACCTAAAGCCTCAATCCCTGTGCGAATggcaacaatttatttatacataCAACGATTTGGATTCTATTACTATCCCTAGATGGGTTCATTATTCGCCAGAATGTGATGTTTCGTTCCACGGGTTTTGTGACTCATCGGAGTTGGCTTACTCCGCTACCATTTATGTCAGAATATATATggataatgaaatttttgttcacTTACTAGTCGCCAAAACTAAAGTGGCACCCATTAAAAAACAATCGCTCCCCCGCTTAGAACTATGTGGCGCAGTATTGCTCGCTGAATTAGTCAAATTCAACATCAAAAAATATTACTTATTTCTTTGGACGGACTCAACCATTGTCTTAGCATGGCTCAAGAAACCCCCCTGTACTTGGACAACGTTTGTCGCAAACCGAGTCAGCATTATTCTACAAAAAGTCGGAAACAAATGTTGGGCTCATGTCGATACTCATCACAACCCCGCCGATCTGGCAACGCGGGGGCTGACTCCTTCGGAATTAAAAGATAACAGGTTATGGTGGAACGGACCTACATGGCTtcatgagaaaaattttatttggccgTCATGTCCCAATGATATAGAAACCACCGAAGAAAAAAAGAATATCAAAGTATATTTTACCAGATCGTCAGAAAAGGTAGATATCCTCACTCGTTTCTCAAGTTTGAATCGTGCAATTCGTGTACTGGCATTTATCTTTCGATTCTACAACAATTCACACCCTTCCTACCGTCACAATATCACTTATACTTCATGTAACCTCGAATATCATGAAATAAAAACTGCCAGGAACCGGTTATTCCACCTTTCTCAAAAGTTGTCCTTCTCCGAAGAATATTGGTGTTTGTCTCAAAATAAACCAATACCAGCCCACAGTTCTATAATATCACTAAATCCATATTTGGACGATAGAAAAATAATACGTGCGAATGGACGTTTAGCAGCTGCTACATGTATGTCTCACAATGAGCGACATCCAATTATTCTCGCATATAATAGCAGATTATCTTGACTTTATGTTGAGTTTGTTCATAAAATAACCTTCCACGGAGGTCATCGACTCATGTTGAACATAATCAGACGAGAATGCTGGATATTAAAGCTcaaaaatctgataaaaacagtAATTTATAATTGCAAAGTCTGTATGATTCATCGTCGTAAATTACAAACTCAAATTATGGCTCAGCTACCAATTGAACGCGTCACAATTAGTCGCCCTTTCGTCAATACAGGCGTCGACTTTGCCGGCCCCTTTGACGTAAAAAGCTTAGCGGGTCGTTGCTGTAGGACAACTAAAGGATATGTTTGTATATTCATATGCTTTGCCACTAAGGCCATACATTTAGAAATGACTAGTGACCTAACAACTTCCTGCTTTCTTGCCGCATTCTCCCGCTTTATATCCAGACGTGGATGTCCCAACAAAGTTTATTCTGATAATGGGAGAAATTTTCTAGGAGCCGCTCGAGAACTAGAAAGAAACTTCAAACAACATATTATCACCTTAAAAGACAATGTTGTCTCACATTATGGTCACCAAAACCTGTCATGGCACTTTATTCCCGCATCTGCCCCTCATATGGGCGGTTTATGGGAGGCGGGCGTGAAAAGCTTTAAGTCTCACTTAAAGAAAACCGCCGGCCAAATTCGTTACACCTTCGAGGAATTTTGTACATTATTGGCTAGTATCGAGGCCTGTCTTAATTCACGGCCTTTATGTTCCATGTCAAACAACATTGAAGATTTGTCACCCCTAACACCag
This is a stretch of genomic DNA from Haematobia irritans isolate KBUSLIRL chromosome 4, ASM5000362v1, whole genome shotgun sequence. It encodes these proteins:
- the LOC142235786 gene encoding uncharacterized protein LOC142235786; translation: MTVLDDFTAYADELVKFEEYLNRIDRKEYLEDDWILERQELMKKWERCENAYKVCIVGKYKLDGNDALSAVNKQENNHQCYIRCNRIINQAIKNLDVSTVTPETKKVSNVSVPPCDTGIFYGDYVSWPTFRDLFVAIYINNANLSPVEKLYHLLKKTEGEAREINRNVPMTDEGFRIAWENLRSQYENKRILVNSQLKILFNLPIISQETAPNLKRLQREINNCISVLQLYDIKTESWDPIFVFLCSTRLPKHTLTLWEQSVKDKTSLPKWEDFNSFLTERFLALESVADLINLSTKSTYRQTTKVPNPPPHNRFKSHHTKVDLQKCHLCHESHSIRSCSQFLNMDVKNRSKLVKKFKLCLNCLSPGHLVPNCKSSNTCSTCRLKHHSLLHREYDDNPKPTSSEARINPNQQAHASHVTQIQPSTMNIQSTTANTSDSERVQTHATSVGKKVVLATAWVNINHLDVSYKARVLIDPCSDDSFITESLQKRLKLPTKPISAEIVGVGGMVITKSEKLATFSISSINRPQLQINAEALVVKEVTGKIPTYSFTPPQMENLSHLELADPQFFQSNPIEILLGGDLYPTIVQEGIQHGVFGSLIAQKTIFGWILTGPAPNSNTFRETRLSHFTQDSINEQLEKFWKLEEISQQPILSEDDKECEKIYASTTKRLENVGSSRHIALTQFLRNEKSLNRNPEYKKLYEEVINDYLSQNHMEPVDVPVNSDNPTHFYLSISLVFNADISQMYRQILIHPDHTPYQRLLFRKSSEEYIQDFQLKTVTFGLNCAPFLALRTLHQLATDEEENYPLGAKVLLNDMYVDDVLTGAHTLKETLETKNQLRNILNSAGFQLRKWIANSPDILSDLPREHLLNESFVCLDDNSTTKTLGVRWNASVDSFFFVSEKFPKKSSYTKREVLSIIARLFDPAGWLAPVVVKAKIFMQQLWLDDLAWDDYLKPQSLCEWQQFIYTYNDLDSITIPRWVHYSPECDVSFHGFCDSSELAYSATIYVRIYMDNEIFVHLLVAKTKVAPIKKQSLPRLELCGAVLLAELVKFNIKKYYLFLWTDSTIVLAWLKKPPCTWTTFVANRVSIILQKVGNKCWAHVDTHHNPADLATRGLTPSELKDNRLWWNGPTWLHEKNFIWPSCPNDIETTEEKKNIKVYFTRSSEKVDILTRFSSLNRAIRVLAFIFRFYNNSHPSYRHNITYTSCNLEYHEIKTARNRLFHLSQKLSFSEEYWCLSQNKPIPAHSSIISLNPYLDDRKIIRANGRLAAATCMSHNERHPIILAYNSRLS
- the LOC142235787 gene encoding uncharacterized protein LOC142235787 translates to MIHRRKLQTQIMAQLPIERVTISRPFVNTGVDFAGPFDVKSLAGRCCRTTKGYVCIFICFATKAIHLEMTSDLTTSCFLAAFSRFISRRGCPNKVYSDNGRNFLGAARELERNFKQHIITLKDNVVSHYGHQNLSWHFIPASAPHMGGLWEAGVKSFKSHLKKTAGQIRYTFEEFCTLLASIEACLNSRPLCSMSNNIEDLSPLTPAHFLIGSTLLSPAEPEEISLNYSLLSRWRKVKAMNQEFCRRWKTEYLHELQKRNKWKPPQKDVQPNDLVIIHKDFTCPTEWQLGRVIETVRGSDDRKCYQYGHLMTRTNAFYAMVAILFGTVLDFSSTPLRKDNDF